A region from the Lycium barbarum isolate Lr01 chromosome 8, ASM1917538v2, whole genome shotgun sequence genome encodes:
- the LOC132607855 gene encoding uncharacterized protein LOC132607855 codes for MEGFIPHNMIRLVFWKCPHERWFKCNTDGASRGNPGLSSTTFCVRNDRGVLVYTGARKLLATTNIGAEVAVILDGIWDCPWKISVEVRMIKHWSNKGHVQFAHILREGNALADFLANMVFDLVGSIKIHISQELPTAARKILNSDKSEMPYIRQSKYKVREPD; via the exons ATGGAAGGATTCATACCTCATAACATGATTAGATTGGTGTTTTGGAAATGTCCTCATGAAAGGTGGTTCAAATGCAACACTGATGGAGCTTCAAGGGGTAATCCAGGATTAAGTTCTACAACTTTTTGTGTAAGGAATGATAGGGGTGTGTTGGTGTATACAGGTGCAAGAAAGCTGCTAGCCACAACAAATATTGGTGCTGAAGTTGCtgtaatactggatg GGATCTGGGATTGTCCCTGGAAGATTAGTGTGGAAGTAAGGATGATCAAGCACTGGAGTAATAAGGGCCATGTGCAATTTGCTCACATCTTGAGAGAAGGCAATGCACTGGCTGATTTTCTAGCTAACATGGTTTTTGATTTAGTAGGTTCAATTAAAATTCATATCTCTCAGGAGTTGCCAACAGCTGCAAGGAAGATATTAAATAGTGACAAAAGTGAAATGCCATACATTAGGCAATCAAAATACAAGGTTAGGGAGCCAGATTGA